A stretch of Aedes aegypti strain LVP_AGWG chromosome 2, AaegL5.0 Primary Assembly, whole genome shotgun sequence DNA encodes these proteins:
- the LOC5575152 gene encoding uncharacterized protein LOC5575152 isoform X2, which yields MEERNPIVLVLSADASTEPESLIAKVRKIPSNENQQELAEGRTGYRYHIRTKYYETDVLLCPWRSSEELCDLPEEILKQMDGILIYFDAKDREFLKVLPDYAAFVTDTGIEFGILLCSELAEESDKGITFKEAKQYCNVLDVIELEPSGETEEGEAAGVDELVQAMHNFIWSNVDMNRKSGAAENGGGGEGGGNSEETASADDELRIEEELMGFEKLLTQVMQFRPNTSSWTRNERLAYAQEFAEIFDDLIGDEDGDV from the coding sequence ATGGAGGAAAGGAatccaattgtgctggttctgTCCGCCGATGCTTCCACGGAGCCGGAATCGCTGATTGCCAAAGTGCGCAAGATTCCGAGCAATGAAAACCAACAGGAACTGGCCGAGGGTCGTACCGGATATCGGTATCACATACGGACCAAGTACTACGAAACGGATGTCCTGTTGTGTCCGTGGCGGAGTTCGGAGGAGTTGTGTGATCTgccggaggaaattctgaaacagATGGACGGAATTTTGATTTACTTCGATGCAAAGGATCGGGAGTTTTTGAAGGTTTTGCCGGATTATGCCGCTTTTGTGACGGACACCGGGATTGAATTTGGGATTTTGCTGTGTTCGGAGCTGGCGGAGGAGAGTGACAAGGGAATTACTTTTAAGGAGGCAAAACAGTACTGTAATGTTCTGGACGTGATTGAGCTGGAACCGAGTGGAGAAACGGAAGAAGGGGAAGCAGCTGGAGTGGACGAGCTGGTCCAGGCAATGCATAATTTTATCTGGTCCAATGTGGACATGAACAGAAAAAGCGGTGCTGCGGAAAACGGCGGTGGTGGAGAAGGAGGAGGGAACAGTGAGGAAACTGCTTCGGCAGATGACGAATTACGGATTGAGGAAGAGCTGATGGGATTCGAAAAGTTGCTGACGCAGGTGATGCAATTCCGTCCGAATACGAGCTCGTGGACCAGAAATGAGCGATTAGCCTATGCGCAGGAGTTTGCGGAGATTTTTGATGATCTGATAGGCGATGAGGATGGAGATGTTTAA
- the LOC5575152 gene encoding elongation factor Ts, mitochondrial isoform X1, producing MIFTRLTRFVGHGTGLRLYATAEKSSLATLRKKTGYTFANCKKALEMHNNDLAKAEQWLQEQAQAMGWSKATKLEGRNTTQGLIGIMVKNNIGAMVEVNCETDFVARNQSFQKFVQAASTACVRYMDQIEGDANLTKVGLNSESLKQIKLEDGKSLADHLALMIGTVGENASLNRAICFKAPESINLTGYVHPAPTEEVPLDVPQFGKYGSILAFKHTSADSNGEVAKKVCQHVVGMKPAKIGDKTRDEPAKEKNDETCLIYQEYLADPSYTVAEVLEANNVEVVDFQRFECGEKIKTDDETVRAVN from the coding sequence ATGATATTTACACGTCTCACACGCTTCGTTGGCCACGGAACCGGCCTTCGGTTGTACGCCACAGCGGAAAAGAGCTCCTTGGCCACACTGCGCAAGAAGACCGGTTATACCTTTGCCAACTGTAAGAAAGCCCTCGAGATGCACAACAATGACCTGGCCAAGGCAGAACAGTGGCTTCAGGAGCAGGCTCAAGCAATGGGATGGTCCAAGGCAACGAAGCTGGAAGGTCGTAACACCACTCAGGGGTTGATTGGAATAATGGTGAAGAACAACATCGGCGCCATGGTGGAGGTCAACTGCGAAACAGATTTCGTGGCCCGGAATCAAAGCTTCCAGAAGTTTGTCCAGGCTGCTTCGACGGCTTGCGTGCGATACATGGACCAGATAGAGGGAGATGCTAACTTAACGAAAGTGGGACTAAACAGCGAATCTTTGAAGCAGATCAAGTTGGAGGATGGTAAATCACTGGCAGATCATCTAGCGCTGATGATTGGAACAGTCGGCGAAAATGCTTCCCTGAACCGAGCCATCTGCTTCAAGGCTCCGGAGAGCATCAATCTGACCGGCTATGTTCACCCAGCACCCACCGAAGAAGTACCCTTGGACGTTCCACAGTTTGGCAAATACGGAAGCATTCTTGCATTCAAACACACCAGCGCCGATTCCAACGGAGAAGTGGCCAAGAAAGTCTGCCAGCATGTGGTGGGAATGAAACCCGCAAAGATTGGGGACAAGACTCGAGATGAACCTGCCAAGGAAAAGAATGATGAAACTTGCCTCATCTACCAGGAATATCTGGCGGACCCGAGTTACACCGTTGCGGAAGTATTGGAAGCCAACAATGTGGAGGTGGTCGATTTTCAACGGTTTGAATGCGGTGAAAAGATAAAGACGGATGATGAAACTGTTAGAGCGGTAAATTAA